From the Balearica regulorum gibbericeps isolate bBalReg1 chromosome 4, bBalReg1.pri, whole genome shotgun sequence genome, one window contains:
- the RBPMS gene encoding RNA-binding protein with multiple splicing isoform X2 yields the protein MSTGPADREGGPADTGLPEEEVRTLFVSGLPLDIKPRELYLLFRPFKGYEGSLIKLTSKQPVGFVSFDSRSEAEAAKNALNGIRFDPEIPQTLRLEFAKANTKMAKSKLVGTPNPSAPLPTAVPQFIAREPYALAPSFRGWFSGLEVPSVLLNAGSQVCDGGLQSVLWVLMESSKAATGLACSPRNHSVLA from the exons ATGAGCACCGGCCCCGCCGACCGGGAGGGCGGCCCCGCCGATACCGGCCTGCCCGAGGAGGAG GTGAGGACGCTCTTTGTCAGCGGGTTGCCTCTGGACATCAAGCCCCGGGAACTTTACCTGCTCTTCAGGCCCTTTAAG GGCTACGAAGGGTCTCTCATCAAGCTCACCTCCAAGCAG CCCGTGGGCTTCGTCAGCTTCGACAGCCGCTCCGAGGCGGAGGCGGCGAAGAACGCGCTGAAC GGCATCCGCTTCGACCCCGAGATCCCCCAGACGCTGCGGCTGGAGTTTGCCAAGGCCAACACCAAGATGGCCAAGAGCAAGCTGGTGGGCACCCCCAACCCCAGCGCGCCTCTCCCCACCGCCGTACCTCAGTTCATCGCCCGGGAGCCCT ATGCGCTGGCTCCCTCCTTCCGAGGCTGGTTCTCAGGGCTGGAAGTCCCGTCAGTTCTGCTGAATGCCGG GTCTCAGGTGTGTGATGGTGGCCTACAGTCAGTCTTGTGGGTATTAATGGAGTCTTCCAAGGCGGCTACTGGGTTGGCGTGCTCTCCGCGAAACCACAGTGTGCTG gcttga
- the RBPMS gene encoding RNA-binding protein with multiple splicing isoform X1 yields MSTGPADREGGPADTGLPEEEVRTLFVSGLPLDIKPRELYLLFRPFKGYEGSLIKLTSKQPVGFVSFDSRSEAEAAKNALNGIRFDPEIPQTLRLEFAKANTKMAKSKLVGTPNPSAPLPTAVPQFIAREPYELTVPALYPSSPEVWGPYPLYPAELAPALPPPAFTYPASLHAQMRWLPPSEAGSQGWKSRQFC; encoded by the exons ATGAGCACCGGCCCCGCCGACCGGGAGGGCGGCCCCGCCGATACCGGCCTGCCCGAGGAGGAG GTGAGGACGCTCTTTGTCAGCGGGTTGCCTCTGGACATCAAGCCCCGGGAACTTTACCTGCTCTTCAGGCCCTTTAAG GGCTACGAAGGGTCTCTCATCAAGCTCACCTCCAAGCAG CCCGTGGGCTTCGTCAGCTTCGACAGCCGCTCCGAGGCGGAGGCGGCGAAGAACGCGCTGAAC GGCATCCGCTTCGACCCCGAGATCCCCCAGACGCTGCGGCTGGAGTTTGCCAAGGCCAACACCAAGATGGCCAAGAGCAAGCTGGTGGGCACCCCCAACCCCAGCGCGCCTCTCCCCACCGCCGTACCTCAGTTCATCGCCCGGGAGCCCT ATGAGCTCACAGTGCCTGCACTTTACCCCAGTAGCCCTGAAGTGTGGGGGCCGTACCCTCTGTACCCAGCGGAGTTAGCACCTGCTCTACCTCCTCCTGCTTTCACCTACCCCGCTTCGCTGCACGCCCAG ATGCGCTGGCTCCCTCCTTCCGAGGCTGGTTCTCAGGGCTGGAAGTCCCGTCAGTTCTGCTGA
- the DCTN6 gene encoding dynactin subunit 6 — translation MAEKGQKSVKIAPGAVVCVESEIRGDVTIGPRTVIHPKARIIAEAGPIVIGEGNLIEEQALIINGYPENITPETEEVEPKPMVIGTNNVFEVGCYSQAMKVGDNNVIESKAFVGRNVILTSGCIIGACCNINTYEVIPENTVIYGADCLRRVQTERPQPQTLQLDFLMKILPNYHHLKKTMKATSTPVKS, via the exons ATGGCGGAGAAGGGGCAGAAGAG CGTGAAGATCGCGCCGGGGGCCGTGGTGTGCGTGGAGAGCGAGATCCGCGGGGACGTGACCATCG GGCCCCGCACCGTGATCCACCCCAAAGCCAGGATCATCGCCGAAGCGGGACCCATCGTCATCGGGGAAGGCAACCTGATCGAGGAGCAGGCCCTCATCATCAACGG ATATCCAGAAAATATTACGCCAGAAACCGAAGAGGTAGAGCCCAAACCGATGGTCATTGGCACCAACAATGTTTTCGAAGTCGGGTGCT ATTCCCAAGCGATGAAGGTGGGAGATAACAACGTCATCGAATCCAAAG CGTTTGTCGGCAGGAACGTGATCCTGACGAGCGGCTGCATCATCGGGGCCTGCTGTAACATCAACACCTACGAGGTCATCCCCGAAAACACCGTCATCTACGGGGCCGACTGCCTCCGCCGTGTCCAGACCGAGCGGCCGCAG CCCCAGACGCTGCAGCTGGATTTCCTGATGAAGATCTTGCCGAACTACCATCACCTAAAGAAGACCATGAAGGCCACGTCCACTCCTGTCAAGAGCTga
- the BTC gene encoding probetacellulin isoform X1, whose translation MEAAEAAPAPGGGPGTLLLCLALASGLAFFSCVGADANVTAGHGAEGLACGTAETCTGNTTQLRRHGHFSRCPEEYKHYCVKGRCRFLVAEKAPACVCERGYTGARCERVDIFYLRGDRGQIVVISLIAAIVSLIILIVCACLCSHHCRKQRRKRKAEEMETLNKNLPSKSEDVLETGIA comes from the exons ATGGAGGCGGCGgaggcggccccggccccgggcggcGGCCCCGGtaccctgctgctctgcctggcccTCGCCTCCG GCTTGGCGTTTTTCAGTTGCGTGGGCGCTGACGCCAACGTCACCGCCGGCCACGGCGCGGAGGGGCTCGCCTGCGGCACGGCCGAGACCTGCACGG GGAACACGACGCAGCTGAGGCGGCACGGTCACTTCTCCAGGTGCCCCGAGGAGTACAAGCACTACTGCGTCAAAGGGAGATGCCGCTTCCTCGTGGCCGAGAAGGCTCCAGCTTGCGT GTGCGAGCGAGGCTACACGGGGGCTCGCTGCGAGAGGGTGGACATCTTCTACCTGCGAGGCGACCGGGGCCAGATCGTGGTCATCTCCTTGATCGCCGCCATCGTctccctcatcatcctcatcgTCTGCGCCTGCCTCTGCAGTCA CCACTGTCGGAAGCAGCGTaggaagagaaaggcagaagagatggAGACGTTAAACAAGAATTTGCCTTCCAAAAGTGAGGACGTGCTGGAGACGGGCATTGCGTGA
- the BTC gene encoding probetacellulin isoform X2, whose protein sequence is MEAAEAAPAPGGGPGTLLLCLALASGNTTQLRRHGHFSRCPEEYKHYCVKGRCRFLVAEKAPACVCERGYTGARCERVDIFYLRGDRGQIVVISLIAAIVSLIILIVCACLCSHHCRKQRRKRKAEEMETLNKNLPSKSEDVLETGIA, encoded by the exons ATGGAGGCGGCGgaggcggccccggccccgggcggcGGCCCCGGtaccctgctgctctgcctggcccTCGCCTCCG GGAACACGACGCAGCTGAGGCGGCACGGTCACTTCTCCAGGTGCCCCGAGGAGTACAAGCACTACTGCGTCAAAGGGAGATGCCGCTTCCTCGTGGCCGAGAAGGCTCCAGCTTGCGT GTGCGAGCGAGGCTACACGGGGGCTCGCTGCGAGAGGGTGGACATCTTCTACCTGCGAGGCGACCGGGGCCAGATCGTGGTCATCTCCTTGATCGCCGCCATCGTctccctcatcatcctcatcgTCTGCGCCTGCCTCTGCAGTCA CCACTGTCGGAAGCAGCGTaggaagagaaaggcagaagagatggAGACGTTAAACAAGAATTTGCCTTCCAAAAGTGAGGACGTGCTGGAGACGGGCATTGCGTGA